CGGGTCACTGTAGGCTCGGTGTCGTCTGTATGTTGCCCGTGAGGCCGTGACGGGTGCCTGTGTCTGTGAGGACGCTGCCTGCGACTGCAAGGCGTGCCCCCGCCCAGCAGGCAGCCAAAGTTTCCATTCCGTAGAGTCGTAGGCCACTGACATGCATGACTAGGTATGGACAATTTAGCCTACATACGATACGATACGAGTGCTCCTCGGAGCACCAGGAGAAAATATCCCAGCAGGCCCCTTCCCTGCTGAAACTCTGTCATGGACCGATGGACGGCTCCCGCTAAATCGTAAGGATTACCATGGGAATGCAATACAAATCGCTGCTGACAAGTTCATTTTGCTGCTGTTGTTATTGTAGACTGGCGGGCCGAGCTACGGCgtggagctgggccggctggacGGCAGGTCGTTCAGCAAGTCCATCGTGAAGCACGTCCTCCCGGGCCCCGGCTTCGACCTCAACCAGCTCAACGCGCTCTTCGCCAGCAACGGCCTCACCCAGTTCGACATGATCGCGCTCTCCGGTACACCACTGCTTTCCCTCCCTTCCTTCCGTCGTCACCACACCTCCTCGCATTCGCATGCACAGTGATTAAAGATTCCTCGTTAGCGTTTGCACCGTATTATTGTATTCAACATTCAGTAAGCAGTAGGTTGATCGCAGCGCAAGCATCTTTCTTTGGCCCTGTGCGCACTTCACGTGACACATCCTGCTGCTTGGAGCAGAGGACAAAGCGGCTCACTGTTCCACACTGCACTGCATTTCCCTCTTATTTTTCGATGAAAAGAGCCTCCCACATTTGTTTTGTTTGCTTCGAAAGTAGAAAAACACTGACACGGTGATAAAACAGAGGTAATTTCTTTCCCTCGAGGGGAAATGGAGGCCTCTTTTGCACAGTAACAGGCCCGGAATCTACTTTCGTTGGAAACACATAGAAAGTCATGTGCTGTTTCCTGACATAGTACTACTAGCAAGTAGACAAAGGAGCCCGTTTGTGTGTTTGCTAACGCTTGTTTTTTGTTTGATTCCACATTGGGAGGATGATAAACTATCTCAGTCACAGTGCACGGGCACACAAGACACTTTGTCTGAATGTTCTTGGTTTCGTGTGAGATCCTATGCTTTGCTTTTACATAACCGGAACGCTTGGATTCGGGGCCAAAGAAGGCCCACCCTATGATGACACGAAATAGAAACAAAGTACTGATAGCAGCAACTTTTGACTAAACTGGCCAATTTGGCCCATGCAAAGTTCAAAGGACTGTGCAGGCAGGACCACGGGAGCGCAACTGTTTTGCATAAAATCTTTCGTCCTTTGAACTGACAAAGTCCACTAGCACTTGCATCCGATCCTGAATTTGCACTTGCGTGTGCTAGCCTACTTGTTTAGCTATATTTTCGTTAATTTGGCAAAATAATATCTTTCTCATTGCTAAAAGTAATTCATCCgtttcagtcgactgagacttagcaaaacCGTAAAACTGAAGAACTGTTTTCTCAAGGAAAAAAAGCAAAAAATTCATCCGTTtgtcatttttttaatcaaagtttgaATCTGTTTCGTGCCTTGATTGTGTTACATATATGCCACAGGTGCGCACACGATCGGGGTGACGCACTGCGACAAGTTCGTGCGGCGGATCTACACGTTCAAGCAGCGGCTGCGGTACAACCCGCCGATGAACCTCGACTTTTTGCGGTCGCTGCGCAAGGTGTGCCCCATGAACTACCCGCCCACGGCGTTCGCCATGCTGGACGTGACCACGCCCAAGACCTTCGACAACGCCTACTTCGACAACCTCCGGTACCAGAAGGGCCTGCTCGCCTCCGACCAGGTGCTCTTCACCGACCGCCGCTCCCGCCCCACCGTCAACCTCTTCGCCGCCAACTCCTCCGCCTTCTTCGACGCCTTCGTCGCCGCCATGGCCAAGCTCGGCCGGATCGGGGTCAAGACCGGCTCCGGCGGCGAGGTGCGCCGGGTCTGCACCGCCGTCAACTAGCTACCGTTCGGTGCGGTCGTGTGTGTGTTAGCCTTGGGCCCGTAGCTAGGTTGGTGAATCATTACATGTGATGCAGCGCAGATGCAGGGTGTTTTTGCTTGTGTGTGTGCGTTAGTGTGCTCATACGCTACGTTTTGTGGTGGGATTGTGTTAGCCATTCTTTGATGGGGATGTGGTATGGAATGGATTATTAGTCACATGGTAATTACGCTGAAACAAATGCAAGCACTCTGCTGGATGTGAAAGTGGTGTTCGTTTGGGTCGCAACATGCCTGTCTTTGGGGTTCCAGGTTCAGTGATCGCTTGGAACATAGATAGCTCATGTCAATCAGTTTATCTCCACAGCAGCAGAAATTCGTAGCAATCACAGACCTCCCATTGTATCCCCC
This region of Triticum aestivum cultivar Chinese Spring chromosome 2D, IWGSC CS RefSeq v2.1, whole genome shotgun sequence genomic DNA includes:
- the LOC123054855 gene encoding peroxidase 50, translated to MAGALSCAGLLAVVALACVLDAATAQLRQNYYASSCPSAESTVRSVISQHVQQSFAVAPGTLRLFFHDCFVRGCDASVMLMAANGDDESHSGADATLSPDAVEAINKAKAAVEALPGCAGKVSCADILAMAARDVVSLTGGPSYGVELGRLDGRSFSKSIVKHVLPGPGFDLNQLNALFASNGLTQFDMIALSGAHTIGVTHCDKFVRRIYTFKQRLRYNPPMNLDFLRSLRKVCPMNYPPTAFAMLDVTTPKTFDNAYFDNLRYQKGLLASDQVLFTDRRSRPTVNLFAANSSAFFDAFVAAMAKLGRIGVKTGSGGEVRRVCTAVN